Proteins co-encoded in one Arachis hypogaea cultivar Tifrunner chromosome 13, arahy.Tifrunner.gnm2.J5K5, whole genome shotgun sequence genomic window:
- the LOC112792208 gene encoding calmodulin-binding transcription activator 3 isoform X3, which translates to MFQIAPEPARMPPSGSLFLFDRKVLRYFRKDGHNWRKKKDGKTVREAHERLKAGSVDVLHCYYAHGEENENFQRRTYWMLDEELSHIVLVHYREVKATKANFRGAAKENQESLPYAQIDKLPGSTEKEISLSCSLHPHNYQVPSHTIDTTSMKSTQATEYEEAESVFTALNSYASSEDYSFLETQHPVVEKIPDPYCLLQFINEQEKLCGTPGMNHIMLSQAGKIKDIHNVRLAYEPPQHVGFSMWENILENNGRSQYMPLQSILPEIQPDNMGINSNASLLRSNSTTNITKVNGTENMVQVEGNWQVMNELYEFDPQRSLEQCLIHQDKPKVLMIDDPQEKLLDAKEKIETNRSLDGIDDTNLTLKKALLDGSLAEEGLKKLDSFNQWMSKELGDVEESKTPSTFSAYWGTVESENDVDNATIPSEVHLDTYALDPSISHDQLFTIIDFSPSWAFEGSEIKILIYGQFLRSLQEAEQCKWSCMFGEVEVPANIIDNGVLSCYTPPHKTGRIPFYVTCSNRLACSEIREFDFRDIYTQEVNNAAEQRESISDNFSVRFEELLYIGHTLPQNLDPICVSEKSELRSKISALLRKEEDDWDKLLKLTLEKDFSPQNVQEQLLQNLLKDKLLRWLLQKVIEDGKGPNVLDEGGQGVLHLAAALGYDWALQPTVIAGVNVNFRDVNGWTALHWAAFCGRELTVASLISLGAAPGALTDPSPEHPSGRTPADLASANGHKGIAGYLAESSISVQLLSLDMNRDTRESSGSKVVYRVQHNTTEVNDDHLSYELSLKDSLAAVCNASQAAARIHEVYRVQSFQRKQLKEYDDKFGISDEDALSLITVKPHKVGQRNEPVHAAAIRIQNKFRSWKGRKEFLMIRQRIVKIQAHVRGHQVRKNCGKIIWSVGILEKVILRWRRKGSGLRGFKLEDVPEGTMVQDTQCKEDEYDFLKEGRKQTEERLQKALSRVKSMVQYPEARDQYHRLLNVVTETQENQLKHHRSSEERREFDNLIDLETLLDEDTFMLTVI; encoded by the exons ATGTTCCAAATTGCTCCAGAGCCTGCACGTATGCCGCCAA GTGGTTCACTTTTCCTGTTTGATCGGAAGGTGCTGAGATACTTTAGAAAAGATGGCCACAACTGGAGAAAGAAAAAGGATGGAAAAACAGTGAGGGAAGCTCATGAGAGACTTAAG GCTGGAAGTGTGGATGTGTTGCACTGCTATTATGCACAcggagaagaaaatgaaaattttcaaagacGCACATACTGGATGCTTGATga GGAACTCTCGCACATTGTTCTTGTCCATTATAGGGAAGTGAAG GCAACTAAGGCAAATTTTAGAGGTGCTGCCAAAGAAAATCAAGAATCTCTTCCTTATGCACAAATTGACAAACTACCAGGTTCCACGGAGAAGgaaatttctttatcatgtaGTCTTCATCCACATAACTACCAGGTTCCATCACATACAATAGATACAAcaagcatgaagagcactcaagCAACAGAATATGAAGAAGCTGAGTCAG TGTTTACAGCATTGAATAGTTACGCAAGTTCAGAAGACTACTCCTTCCTTGAAACACAACACCCAGTTGTTGAGAAGATTCCTGATCCTTATTGCCTGCTGCAGTTCATAA ATGAACAAGAGAAGTTGTGTGGCACTCCTGGGATGAATCATATCATGCTCAGTCAAGCTGGCAAAATCAAAGACATTCATAATGTTAGATTGGCATATGAACCCCCACAGCACGTTGGCTTTTCAATGTGGGAAAATATCTTGGAAAATAATGGGAGAAGTCAATACATGCCTCTTCAATCCATACTCCCTGAAATCCAACCTGATAACATGGGAATCAATAGCAATGCCTCTCTATTGAGGTCAAATTCCACCACCAATATTACCAAAGTGAATGGGACAGAAAATATGGTACAAGTTGAAGGAAATTGGCAGGTAATGAATGAGTTATATGAATTTGATCCTCAAAGATCCTTGGAACAGTGTCTTATACATCAAGATAAACCAAAGGTTCTTATGATAGATGACCCTCAAGAAAAACTATTAGATGCAAAAGAGAAGATAGAAACCAATAGAAGCCTGGATGGAATAGATGATACAAATTTAACTCTAAAGAAGGCTCTGTTAGATGGATCCCTTGCAGAAGAGGGTCTGAAGAAGCTTGACAGTTTCAACCAATGGATGAGTAAAGAACTTGGAGATGTGGAAGAATCTAAAACTCCATCCACTTTTAGTGCTTATTGGGGTACAGTTGAAAGTGAAAACGATGTGGACAATGCAACTATTCCTTCCGAAGTGCACCTGGATACCTATGCACTGGATCCATCTATTTCCCATGATCAACTTTTTACCATTATTGACTTTTCCCCAAGCTGGGCATTTGAAGGCTCAGAAATTAAG ATTCTCATTTATGGACAATTCTTGAGGAGTCTACAGGAAGCAGAACAATGTAAATGGTCTTGCATGTTCGGTGAGGTAGAAGTGCCAGCTAATATCATTGACAATGGTGTTCTTTCTTGTTATACTCCTCCACACAAAACTGGGAGGATTCCTTTCTATGTAACTTGTTCCAATAGGTTAGCATGTAGTGAAATACGAGAATTTGATTTCCGAGACATTTACACTCAAGAAGTCAACAATGCAGCTGAGCAGAGAGAGAGCATTTCTGATAATTTCAGTGTGCGATTTGAAGAGCTGCTGTACATTGGGCATACCTTACCTCAAAACTTAGATCCAATCTGCGTAAGTGAGAAATCTGAACTGAGAAGTAAAATAAGTGCTTTGctgaggaaggaggaggatgattGGGATAAGTTGCTGAAACTCACTCTAGAGAAAGATTTTTCTCCACAAAATGTACAGGAGCAGCTGCTTCAAAATCTTTTGAAAGATAAGTTACTTCGGTGGCTCCTTCAAAAAGTCATTGAAGATGGGAAAGGCCCTAATGTATTGGATGAGGGTGGCCAAGGAGTACTTCATCTTGCGGCTGCTCTTGGCTATGATTGGGCCTTACAACCCACAGTAATTGCTGGTGTAAATGTGAACTTCCGCGATGTAAATGGATGGACTGCTCTTCATTGGGCTGCATTCTGTGGCAG GGAGCTCACAGTTGCTTCCCTCATCTCTCTTGGCGCAGCACCTGGGGCGCTGACTGATCCAAGCCCAGAGCATCCTTCTGGTAGAACACCAGCTGACCTGGCTTCCGCAAACGGTcacaaaggaattgcagggtatcTTGCAGAATCTTCAATAAGCGTGCAACTATTATCTCTTGATATGAACAGGGACACGAGAGAAAGTTCTGGATCAAAAGTAGTATACAGGGTCCAACACAATACTACTGAAGTTAATGATGATCACCTATCATATGAACTGTCACTGAAAGATTCACTGGCAGCAGTGTGTAATGCCAGCCAGGCTGCTGCACGTATTCATGAAGTTTATAGAGTGCAATCTTTCCAAAGAAAACAACTGAAAGAATATGATGATAAATTTGGAATATCTGATGAAGATGCTCTTTCTCTTATAACTGTAAAACCACACAAGGTTGGACAACGCAATGAGCCTGTACATGCAGCTGCAATACGAATCCAGAACAAATTCCGCAGTTGGAAGGGCAGAAAAGAATTTTTGATGATTCGCCAAAGAATAGTTAAAATTCAG GCTCATGTAAGGGGGCACCAGGTTAGGAAGAACTGTGGAAAGATAATTTGGTCAGTTGGAATTTTAGAAAAAGTTATTTTGCGCTGGCGCCGAAAAGGTAGTGGTTTACGTGGATTTAAATTGGAAGATGTTCCCGAGGGAACTATGGTACAAGATACACAGTGCAAGGAGGATGAGTATGATTTCTTGAAAGAAGGCAGAAAGCAAACAGAGGAAAGGTTGCAGAAAGCCCTATCCAGGGTGAAGTCAATGGTTCAGTATCCAGAGGCAAGAGACCAATACCATAGGCTGTTGAATGTTGTAACTGAGACCCAAGAAAACCAG CTAAAACATCATAGGAGttcagaagagagaagagaatttgATAACCTCATTGATCTTGAAACTTTGCTGGACGAGGATACTTTCATGCTTACAGTCATTTAG